The Canis lupus baileyi chromosome 5, mCanLup2.hap1, whole genome shotgun sequence region AGAAACTAGATAAAATCAAATCCCGAGGCACATATTTTTCTATAGAATTTAGTACTTCACAGTGGCTGATTTATGAGCAATTGTAGAAATTTAGTGGttgtattttgagatttatttttttaaagatttatttatttatttatgatatacagagagagagagagagagagagaggcagagacacaggaggagggagaagcaggctccatgccgggagcccgacgtgggactcgatcccgggactccaggatcacgccctgggccaaaggcaggcgccaaaccgctgcaccacccagggatccccctgtattttgagatttaaaaaaaatacgttGATGCTGTGCTAAAGAAATACCATAAAGATGGGCACTAAGAGGTCCTGTGTTTGGTTTTGAACATTACAGAGTACTTGTGATCACCCTCCCTctaacatttcatcctaaaatctTTAGGAGGCCAGCTGAGCCCTTCTCTTCATAAGGTAGATACAGTTTGGCAAATGGAAATCCCAAATCAGTTCCTCCATTTAAATGTGCTACAGATGCCACTAGATTTATAGCACACCAACAATAAACGCAGCATGTAACTAGGACTTGCAACATGcagataaaggagaaaaggaatccTCAGGCCCACTGACCATAACTTTTAAGATAGAAAACAGGTGCCACCTTGTGGTTATTAAGGCCACTCTTAAACAATGACTTTCTGGAAAGCCAACTTAACGAAATCACCTATTTGTTTCTCCTCTAAAATGCTGTTGAAGATACCTCCCTTATACTCTTGGGCTTGGTACTCTTGCAGTCTGGAGATTTCATTAACATCCTCTATCTACCCACATAAAAACACAATCACTATTCATGCTAAGTAACTGCCAACCGTGGCAAACATGGCAAACAATTTTCATAACTCTGGGAACCTCTCTCCACCTGCCTTTCAGTTACCTGCATGTTTAAAGGTAGGTGAGGATTTCCATTAAAATGGTGACATGAACCCAGGGGTCCCTCCATCCTGGGAGCTGTGGAACAGACCAAAGATAAACTTATCCTCACTTTTCATTCTACACACTTACTTCTGACTTTCTACAAGGAGAATGTATCTGCTACGTTTgtagttaataaaatataataaagtgtaCCAGGTTCACCTTACCCAAGAAGTGTGTTACTGGATGGTCTCCGGAAAGATTGGCATGTGTgtgtcgggggcggggggtgaggggtggggtgacAAGTCAAATTCCCCCAATAAAATATGTGGGTCTTGTAGAACGGGCACGCATCTCACGCAGCATTAAGAAgtgtttctggggatccctgggtggctcagcggttcagcgcccgCCTctgtcccagggcctgatcctggagacccgggatcgagtcccgcatcgggctccctgcatggagcctgcttctccctctgcctgtgtctctgcctccctctctctctctgtctatcatgaataaataaataaaatcttaaaaaaaaaaaaaagtgtttctgttTGAAACTAAACTCCGGAGAGGAAAGGCACGCCACAGACAAGTCAAAACGCGCGCTCCCCGACGGCCCCCTGGCCTGGCGCGAGCAGCCGCAGCCTTGGAATTCTCCAGCCAAGGGTCGGGGGAGGAGTTGGGCGCTGCGGCCAGTGGCTGCTTCCCGACCTGCTGCCCAGTTTGAACACCTTGCCTTTCCCTCCTGGAAATGCGCCTCAGTCTCTCCAAGGTTGCGCCCGACGCCTGGCGGGAGATGGGGGCGAAGGGGGAGCCCGAGGCCAGGGCCGAGAAGCCGGAGCCGCAGCCTGAGGCCAGGCGGGAAGCCGAGGCCCATCCCGGCCGACACCGGGCCGCCGCGGGACGTGGGCGCGGGGTCCCGGGTAGAGCCGCTCCCCGCCTCCAAGCCAAGTCAGGGACAGGAACCCAAGCTTGACTGGGCTTCGGGACAGCACAGGGCCCCTCGAGGCGTCTCCTCCGCAGTCGGGGACAGTGCGGAGCGGCCAAGTCTGCGGCCTCCCGGTCGGAAAGGCAGCTGGGCAGCCGTCCGCGAGACCCCCTGCCACACCGACTGCCCGGAGGCGCCCGTCAGCCGCGCCCTCGGAGGGCTGGGGCGGGAGGTGGGCTCGCAGCCCTGCGTCTCCCTGCCGGTGCCCGTGCTGCTGACGGCCGCTCTGGGCACAGGCTTGCGTTACTTGCCCAGCGATACCGAAGGAAACCTCGAGGAGCAGTGcgcccccatggggagcccggcCAAGGCTGAGCGGCGCTTTGTGCAGGGGCGTTTCACCGCCAACCACTCTCACGGATTCTCCAACTCCTGGAAGAGCACCGGGGTCAATTTTGTCTCCACCCTAGTGGTTTCCGGCACTGCCTCGCTGCTGCAACAAGAAATCTTGGAAGAAATTAGTACATTGGACACTGTGGTGCAGGATCTGTATGTGGCCGAGGAAAACGGGACCCAGATTGGCTACGATGGGGTGTGCGCTAAACACCAGGGCGCCTGCGTGCCCTCCACCCCGCTCCTGTCCGCCTGGCGCATGAACAAGGACCTCGACCTGACAAACATCACTTTCCCGTCTTCAACCTATCGGGTCAGCCCATCTACCCGGCCGGCACCATTGGAGGAACGTTTTTAGGCAAGAGGATGGGAAGGAACCAATTACTCGTGAAAGCCAAAGCCATGCGGCTACTGTACTACCTGAAAACTGAGGATGTGAAGGACAATGAGCTTAGCAAGATGTGGTTGATCCATTTCCTGAACCAATCTACCAACATTG contains the following coding sequences:
- the LOC140633125 gene encoding LOW QUALITY PROTEIN: patched domain-containing protein 3-like (The sequence of the model RefSeq protein was modified relative to this genomic sequence to represent the inferred CDS: inserted 1 base in 1 codon), giving the protein MVGAPSSSCKDKEQVSEAFALGWRKERHATDKSKRALPDGPLAWREQPQPWNSPAKGRGRSWALRPVAASRPAAQFEHLAFPSWKCASVSPRLRPTPGGRWGRRGSPRPGPRSRSRSLRPGGKPRPIPADTGPPRDVGAGSRVEPLPASKPSQGQEPKLDWASGQHRAPRGVSSAVGDSAERPSLRPPGRKGSWAAVRETPCHTDCPEAPVSRALGGLGREVGSQPCVSLPVPVLLTAALGTGLRYLPSDTEGNLEEQCAPMGSPAKAERRFVQGRFTANHSHGFSNSWKSTGVNFVSTLVVSGTASLLQQEILEEISTLDTVVQDLYVAEENGTQIGYDGVCAKHQGACVPSTPLLSAWRMNKDLDLTNITFPXFNLSGQPIYPAGTIGGTFLGKRMGRNQLLVKAKAMRLLYYLKTEDVKDNELSKMWLIHFLNQSTNIEKSLASKKMYLVAGFYREARETWEG